The Mugil cephalus isolate CIBA_MC_2020 chromosome 11, CIBA_Mcephalus_1.1, whole genome shotgun sequence genome includes a window with the following:
- the kif13a gene encoding kinesin-like protein KIF13A isoform X3, producing MSDTKVKVAVRVRPMNRREIELNTKCVLDMEDNQTVLHPPPSNAKGESSRKQPKVFAFDHCFWSMDESNVPKYAGQEVVFKCLGEGILENAFQGYNACIFAYGQTGSGKSFSMMGNGEQPGLIPRLCCSLFERVRREENEAHSFKVEVSYMEIYNEKVRDLLDPKGGRQSLKVREHKVLGPYVDGLSQLAVTNFEDIEVLMSEGNKSRTVAATNMNEESSRSHAVFSIIVTQTLYDLQSGNSGEKVSKLSLVDLAGSERVSKTGAAGERLKEGSNINKSLTTLGCVISALADQSAGKGKAKFVPYRDSVLTWLLKDNLGGNSKTAMIATVSPAADNYEETLSTLRYADRAKRIVNHAVVNEDPNARIIRELREEVEKLKVQLSQAESMKAPELKEKLQESEKLIQEMTVTWEEKLRKTEEIATERQKQLESMGISLETSGIKVGEDKCFLVNLNADPALNELLVYYLKEHTRVGADTSQDIQLFGIGIQPEHCVLELCPDGDVTLMPIGNARTCVNGTMIDSLVHLWHGDRILWGNNHFFRINLPKRKRRDRLKELERASPRESFVEADVETASEASSEQDYSYEFAQMEVMMKTLGSNDPMQNVVQVLEKQYLEEKRTALEEQRMMYERELESLRQQLSPEKTAQHHRSSSDRLPFATHTPHGKLRLWTEERDELFRQSLSRLREQVVKANTLVREANFLAEEMNKLTDYQVTLQIPAANLSANRKRGAIVSEPAIQVRRKGKGTQVWTIEKLENKLVDMRDHYRDWKEGTEETCNKANSKHCDPFYEAQENHNLIGVANIFLECLFHDVKLQYAVPIISQQGEVAGRLHVELMRVSGPVPERLSGGDDSSENSSESSFYEVMDTNGEIVHMAKRLTCRVRIREATGLPLNLSNFVFCQYTFWEHGEPAVAPPMVSPDRPSPRSPDAQFTVQFDHCKDYVVHVTDEFLEFISDGALAIEVWGHRCAGNGRSLWELDALEAKTQTLRDRWSEVSRRIELWISIQELNEQGEYSSVELHPGRDISTGGVFQLRQGHSRRLQVYVKPVQNSGTLPLLVEALLSVSIGCVSVRSTKLQRPLDSYQRETEDDMDSYQEEDLNCVRERWSDALIKRREYLDEQIKKIINKHEKSEEDIEREARLVEQWVGLTEERNAVLVPAPGSGIPGAPADWTPPAGMEAHIPVLFLDLNADNLTVNEQLTGPHAAGVNSILPKEHGSQFFYLPIIRHSDEEVSAVCSWDSSIHDSVHLNRVTSPNERIYLIIKATVQLSHPASMELVLRKRIAVNIYNKQSFTQSLKRRMSLKNTLYSCGVSYEIVSNIPKASEEPEERETLALMAARGDSEETQDGETYIEKYTRGVLEVENILSLERLRQAVTVKEALAVKGRHLRRSISTPNVQHYSCSKTDLTGCEDEDCKDHCDHVDTNTNCSPLDGQLCTTPIKNKENSALVPESPTFFGSSPFKVLSPQPPKFLQSLLPVREENKAKKALEARPLLGLEQSMRSCVDSPALLPSPCPWHRPRAGSEGHCKPSTSTSTSTSTSTSTPTSTPTSRQLSHTLPHTADSEDEETDVGSTLNLDRGLQNQSSLQPYVPEDFANFEIYNATLDNQEGFRSKGSRCGGGSGEREVSRSPTASSCTSGYFSHSASNATLSDMPFSASESSDHLSCASRDSHDALGCPAGRGCAQTKCLSAGGDAQQPPLSAGAVQDLPIRSSSSPVSIPNCTDKRQSFTQSDKCVLSTSQEFTDFKGADDTIGEVDIEPFTEGWEHEHSEISTNGKATDNVETRDADNQFVSEVPGTLKTSNPESATCKCPDNEDPVSVTESSPNTTIVCTSVSSQAPPPSPAVIISPAPVPPPASLAPVTPLSTASSSAPAPRAGGEPPIQEPAQGDLPHGSPCPSPNPSSAEPSGDSSGDESTPVAQLPDWMAPGEQVWVGKRRGTVHYVGGVEFAKGIWIGVKLDMAVGKHNGTVQGRVYFRCPPGHGVFVKPSRLTRGPPSMDTEPQTVIR from the exons CAGGAAACAACCCAAG GTGTTCGCTTTTGACCACTGTTTCTGGTCCATGGATGAGTCCAACGTTCCTAAATATGCCG GTCAAGAGGTTGTGTTCAAGTGCCTTGGAGAGGGAATACTTGAAAATGCATTCCAGGGATACAATGCCTGCATATTTGCCTATGGACAAACAG GCTCAGGAAAGTCCTTCTCCATGATGGGCAATGGAGAGCAGCCAGGTTTAATCCCTCGACTTTGCTGCTCGCTGTTTGAAAGGGTCCGCAGAGAGGAGAACGAGGCCCACTCCTTTAAGGTGGAAGTGTCCTACATGGAGATCTACAATGAGAAGGTCCGCGACCTGCTAGATCCCAAAGG gGGCCGACAGTCCCTGAAAGTTCGGGAACACAAAGTCCTGGGTCCATATGTGGACGGTCTGTCTCAGCTGGCTGTGACCAACTTTGAG GACATTGAAGTGTTGATGTCTGAGGGGAACAAATCTCGCACGGTCGCAGCCACCAACATGAACGAGGAGAGCAGCCGATCTCATGCCGTCTTCAGCATCATTGTCACACAGACGCTCTACGATCTGCAGTCTGGA AATTCAGGGGAGAAGGTGAGCAAGTTGAGTCTGGTCGACCTGGCGGGAAGCGAGCGAGTGTCCAAGACTGGAGCTGCAGGGGAGAGACTCAAAGAAGGCAGTAATATCAAcaa GTCTCTCACCACATTAGGCTGTGTGATCTCTGCCCTAGCTGATCAGTCTGCAGGGAAGGGGAAGGCCAAGTTTGTGCCTTACAGAGACTCGGTCCTCACATGGCTACTGAAG GACAACCTTGGCGGGAACAGCAAGACTGCCATGATAGCCACAGTGAGTCCCGCCGCCGATAACTACGAAGAGACGTTGTCCACGCTGCGTTATGCCGACAGGGCCAAGAGGATCGTCAACCACGCTGTGGTGAACGAGGACCCCAATGCTCGGATCATCAGAGAGCTCAGGGAAGAGGTGGAGAAGCTCAAAGTTCAGCTCTCTCAGGCCGAG TCCATGAAGGCTCCTGAGCtgaaggagaagctgcaggaatCGGAGAAGCTAATTCAGGAGATGACTGTCACCTGGGAGGAGAAGCTGAGAAAGACGGAGGAGATCGCTACT GAGCgtcagaagcagctggaaagcATGGGTATCTCTTTGGAAACATCTGGGATTAAAGTGGGTGAAGACAAGTGTTTCCTGGTCAATCTGAACGCAGATCCTGCCCTGAACGAGCTGCTGGTCTACTACCTGAAG GAGCACACACGTGTGGGCGCAGACACGTCTCAGGATATTCAGCTCTTTGGGATCGGGATCCAGCCGGAACACTGCGTCCTGGAGCTTTGCCCAGATGGTGATGTCACCCTGATGCCCATAGGGAATGCCAG GACATGTGTGAATGGTACAATGATCGATTCATTAGTACACCTGTGGCACGGAGACCGTATCTTATGGGGGAACAATCACTTCTTCAG GATCAATCTGCCCAAACGAAAGCGGCGGGACCGCttgaaggagctggagagggcCTCTCCCAGAGAGAGCTTCGTGGAGGCAGACGTGGAGACGGCCAGCGAGGCCTCTTCTGAGCAGGACTATAGCTACGAGTTTGCCCAGATGGAGGTCATGATGAAGACTCTCGGAAGCAATG ACCCCATGCAGAATGTGGTCCAGGTGCTGGAGAAGCAGTACCTGGAGGAGAAGCGCACGGCTCTGGAGGAACAGAGGATGATGTATGAACGAGAGCTGGAGTCTCTGCGGCAGCAGCTGTCTCCTGAAAAGACGGCGCAGCACCACCGCAGCAGCAGCGACCGCCTTCCGTTCGCGACGCACACACCGCACGGCAAGCTGCGACTCTGGACCGAGGAGCG ggaTGAGCTTTTTCGTCAGAGCCTTTCCCGGCTCAGGGAGCAGGTTGTCAAAGCCAACACTTTGGTGCGAGAAGCAAACTTTTTGGCCGAGGAGATGAACAAACTCACCGACTACCAGGTCACTCTTCAAATTCCTGCAGCCAACCTCAGCGCCAACCGCAAG CGTGGAGCAATAGTGAGCGAACCGGCCATACAGGTGCGGAGGAAAGGGAAGGGAACCCAGGTGTGGACCATCGAGAAGCTGGAGAACAAGCTTGTGGACATGAGAGACCACTACAGAGACTGGAAAGAAGGCACAGAGGAGACG TGTAACAAAGCCAACAGTAAACACTGCGATCCGTTCTACGAGGCCCAAGAGAACCACAACCTGATAGGAGTGGCCAACATTTTTCTAGAGTGCCTTTTCCATGACGTCAAACTGCAGTATGCTGTCCCCATCATCAGCCAGCAGGGAGAG gtagCAGGCAGGTTGCACGTAGAGCTGATGCGAGTTAGTGGACCTGTACCGGAGCGCCTGTCTGGGGGAGACGACTCATCGGAGAACTCCAGCGAGAGTAGCTTTTACGAGGTCATGGACACCAACGGAGAGATCGTCCACATGGCAAAGAGGCTCACCTGCAGG GTGAGGATCAGGGAGGCCACGGGGCTGCCGCTCAACTTGTCCAACTTCGTCTTCTGTCAGTACACCTTCTGGGAGCATGGGGAGCCCGCCGTGGCTCCTCCCATGGTCAGCCCAGACAGACCTTCGCCCCGAAGCCCAGACGCTCAGTTCACTGTCCAGTTCGATCACTGCAAG GACTACGTTGTGCACGTAACCGATGAGTTTTTAGAGTTTATATCGGATGGGGCGTTGGCGATAGAGGTGTGGGGTCACCGCTGTGCTGGAAACGGACGCTCGCTTTGGGAGTTAGATGCACTGGAGGCCAAGACCCAGACGCTTCGAGACAG GTGGAGCGAGGTGTCCCGCAGGATCGAGCTGTGGATCTCCATACAGGAGCTGAACGAGCAGGGAGAGTACTCATCCGTGGAGCTGCACCCCGGAAGAGACATCAGCACAGGAGGAGTCTTCCAGCTGCGACAG GGTCACTCCAGGAGGCTGCAGGTGTACGTGAAGCCGGTCCAGAACTCAGGCACTCTCCCTCTGCTGGTGGAGGCtctgctgtctgtctctatCGGCTGCGTGTCCGTTCGCTCCACCAAACTGCAGAGACCACTCGACAGCTACCAG AGAGAGACGGAAGACGATATGGATAGTTACCAG GAAGAGGATCTCAACTGTGTTAGAGAGCGCTGGTCGGATGCGCTGATCAAACGCCGGGAGTATCTTGATGAACAAATCAAGAAAATCATCAACAAGCATG AAAAATCAGAGGAGGACATTGAGCGTGAAGCTCGGCTGGTGGAGCAATGGGTTGGCCTGACCGAAGAGAGGAATGCAGTGCTGGTACCTGCACCTGGCAGTGGCATCCCGGGAGCTCCTGCagactg GACTCCACCTGCAGGGATGGAAGCTCACATTCCTGTACTCTTCCTGGATTTAAACG CGGATAATCTGACAGTGAATGAGCAGCTGACCGGCCCACATGCCGCAGGCGTTAACTCCATCCTGCCCAAAGAACACGGCAGCCAGTTCTTCTATCTGCCCATCATCAGGCACAGCGATGAGGAG GTGTCCGCAGTGTGCTCGTGGGACTCGTCCATCCATGACTCTGTGCACCTCAACCGGGTCACATCGCCCAATGAACGCATCTACCTGATCATCAAAGCCACGGTGCAGCTCAGCCACCCTGCCTCCATGGAGCTGGTGCTCCGCAAGAGGATTGCTGTCAACATCTACAACAAACAG AGTTTTACTCAGAGTCTCAAGAGAAGAATGTCCCTCAAGAACACTCTTTACTCCTGTGGTGTGAGTTACGAGATAGTCTCCAACATACCAAAG GCCTCGGAGGAGCCGGAGGAGAGGGAAACCTTGGCCCTCATGGCGGCTCGCGGGGACAGCGAGGAGACTCAGGACGGAGAAACCTACATAGAGAAATACACACGAGGAGTTCTGGAAGTGGAGAACATCCTGAGTCTGGAGAGGCTACGACAG GCTGTGACGGTAAAGGAAGCTCTGGCTGTTAAGGGGAGACACTTGCGGAGGAGTATCAGCACACCAAATGTACAGCAT TATTCATGTAGTAAAACAGACCTGACTGGTTGTGAGGATGAAGACTGTAAG GACCACTGTGATCACGTAGACACCAACACTAACTGCAGTCCTCTGGATGGCCAACTTTGCACCACACCAATAAAAAACAAGGAGAACTCAG CCTTGGTTCCAGAGAGTCCCACCTTTTTCGGCTCCAGCCCCTTCAAAGTCCTCTCCCCTCAGCCGCCTAAATTCCTCCAGTCCCTGCTTCCTGTCAGAGAGGAGAACAAGGCGAAGAAAGCCCTGGAGGCCCGGCCGCTACTCGGACTAGAG CAGAGCATGCGCTCATGCGTGGACAGCCCTGCACTGCTCCCCTCTCCCTGCCCCTGGCACAGACCCAGGGCAGGCAGCGAGGGCCACTGCAAgccttccacctccacctccacctccacctctaccTCCActtccacccccacctccactcCCACCAGCAGACAGCTCAGCCACACACTGCCACACACTGCT GACTCTGAGGACGAGGAGACGGACGTGGGCTCGACTCTAAATCTCGATCGCGGCCTTCAGAACCAAAGCAGCTTGCAGCCTTACGTCCCGGAGGACTTTGCAAACTTCGAGATCTACAACGCCACTCTGGACAACCAGGAGGGCTTTCGCTCCAAGGGAAGCCGGTGCGGAGGCGGGAGCGGAGAGCGAGAGGTGTCCCGGAGCCCCACCGCTAGCAGCTGCACTAGCGGCTACTTTTCACACAGTGCCTCCAACGCCACGCTGTCCGACATGCCTTTCAGTGCCAGTGAGAGCTCTGACCACCTCAGCTGCGCCTCCAGAGACTCCCACGATGCTCTCGGGTGTCCTGCCGGAAGAGGCTGCGCCCAAACCAAGTGTCTCTCTGCGGGTGGTGACGCCCAGCAGCCCCCTCTGTCAGCCGGCGCCGTTCAGGACCTGCCTATCCGTTCATCCTCCTCGCCTGTCAGTATTCCCAATTGCACAGATAAGCGGCAGTCGTTCACTCAGTCGGACAAATGTGTCCTTAGCACCAGCCAGGAGTTTACTGACTTTAAAGGGGCTGATGACACTATTGGAGAGGTTGACATAGAACCTTTTACCGAAGGATGGGAGCATGAACACTCAGAGATTTCTACAAACGGGAAGGCAACAGATAACGTTGAAACACGTGACGCTGACAATCAGTTCGTCTCTGAAGTCCCCGGTACTCTAAAGACATCTAATCCTGAAAGTGCAACGTGCAAATGTCCTGATAATGAAGACCCTGTTAGTGTAACCGAATCCTCCCCTAACACCACTATAGTTTGCACTTCAGTCTCCAGCCAAGCCCCGCCTCCATCCCCGGCCGTAATTATTTCCCCTGCACCAGTTCCGCCTCCAGCATCACTAGCCCCGGTCACACCCTTATCCACGGCCTCGTCCTCTGCTCCAGCTCCACGGGCCGGAGGAGAACCTCCGATCCAGGAGCCAGCCCAGGGAGATCTGCCCCATGGCAGTCCGTGTCCCAGTCCCAACCCCAGCAGCGCAGAGCCCTCCGGAGACTCAAGTGGGGATGAGAGCACCCCCGTAGCTCAGCTTCCTGACTGGATGGCGCCTGGGGAGCAGGTGTGGgtgggaaagaggagaggaaccGTTCACTATGTGGGAGGGGTGGAGTTCGCTAAGGGGATCTGGATCGGTGTGAAGCTGGACATGGCAGTCG GTAAACACAACGGGACCGTCCAGGGCAGAGTGTACTTCCGCTGCCCCCCAGGCCACGGCGTCTTTGTGAAGCCGTCTCGTCTCACCAGAGGTCCACCCTCCATGGACACAGAACCCCAGACTGTGATCAGATAG